AATATAGGGAGAAATACTTCAAAAATCGTTAAAAAAGGTTGTCCAACTTTCGGGGTTCAGATCATTTTTAGTGGGCACTATCTCGCATTTTTTAGGTTGCTACTAGATGGGATGGTCGGATGCTTACACTCCTCTAAGCGTTGACGCTCTTTTAACTCATTGGCTTCTTGATTATCAAAAATAGATACAGACATAATTAACTCCTTTTATTAATGTTAACCTAGCATAGCAAGGCACCAGGCATCATTCAATAACTTATGTTATTCTTTAAAGTAGGATAACCATAAACCTAATATATTTTATTTTAATGGGTGATGGTTGTGTCCCCCTGACTAAGGGCAAGTTTTTGCTTAGGCTAATATAAGGTTGGTTTAATTTTTTTTACGTTCTAGCAACTCCTGAACTTTATGAAATGTACTAACTTGCTTAGGGTCTTTAAGCTTGGCTTTCCAATCTTCGAAAATTTCAGGATAGTCTCGACGATCATTAGGTGACATTTTACTAGTGTTGGCATCAATGAACTCTTTTTGATAGACAGCGATTTTCTTGATTTGAGCATCGCTTAAGCCTTTGGTTTGCCATCCAAATACTTTTTTATCTTCAGTAGTAGTAATAGCATCATTTTTCACCGACATATTTTCTTCTAGTTGTTCCTTCTTGACATTTGAATCATAGAAACTAAATAGTAGCTCTGTCACCCTTTTCCCAGTTTTTTTCTGTTCATAATTGATTCTAAGCGGCGTATTCGATTCAACATCTTTAATTGCCTTATCGATTACATTCCTTTTGAATTCTGCAATTGGCAAATAAGTATCCTTACAATTAAATTTTTCTCGTAGGAATTCTATTTCATAAGATTTGCTTTTGAATAACTGGTGCATACAGCTTGATATTAATTCAAATAAGATAATGCCATGGCTACCTAAATTAGCAATGTGGTTACGCTCATATTTGGTAAAAGGATTGGATTTATCAAATACCGTGAGCATTTGTATCACTTCATCAAGCAGCGATACTTCCACCATACCTTCTTGATCTTTATATTCTGCTGTACCAATCCAAGAAACGCCTTTTAAATTAGCTTTTTTATTAGCTTTAAAATTCCAATAATAAAAAACTTTACCATGAATACTTTTAGAAATTTTCTTTAACTTCTCATAGACATGTTTTTCAGCAATGTCATATTCTTTTGCAAAATCTTTTGCTACTACAGTAAAGTTACGTTGGTGTGGATTGATATCTACTGCTTTTCGCACCAATGGGGATAGGAATATAACAAATCTTCTTTCATCCTGATTAAGATCGCTAATTGCATTTAATAAACGATTTTGCAATACAATCCAGTTTTCACCATAAATTTTTGAAATTTTGTCATTATCGCTAGTAGCATTTTCACTAACATATAACTCGTTTAACTTGATAGACTCTGTAGGCGCTAATGATGCTTCCTCTATTTCCAAGTCTAATGACAGTGAATCCAAGTTTTCTCTTTGCAAAATAATTTGATTATTTTTAGCAATAATTTCAAAGTCAAAATTTGGTTTTTCATATTCTAGTGGTTGTATTATTTGAATAGTCGCATCAGGATCATTGTGAACAACACGAATATAGCGAATTAAATTTTCTGCTTCCTCTTGAGTTAATATTTTACCCACTTCTACCGTATAAGTATTACCTATAGCTTCCCTCAAATTATTTTGAAATTCTTTAAATTCTTCTGGGGTCATATCTCCTGTCGACATTTTTTCATCTCCAAATCGAATATATTTTCTATAATATTATATATGTAATTTCTAAGTTTATAAATACATATATACCCCAAATTTCTACATGTTAAACCCCAAATTTCTACATGTTCACCCCAAATTTCTACATGTTAAACCCCAAATTTCTACATGTTTACCCCATTTTTTTACATACATCTTCTTAAAAAAAATTCACCTAGGCCAGTCATACCAATAGCTCCAGCGTTTTTTATTTTTTGGACAAAAGCTTTAAAAAGAAGAAAGCTTTAAAAAAGAAAAAAGAAATTTTTTTTTGAAAGATGTAAATTATTGGGGTAAATTTTATGGACAAGGTTATTTTTTGAGTATTAGGATTGAAAACTACGTTAATTGTGTAAAATTTTGGGGTTAAACCCAGTCAATTTACATATTTTAAAATTCAGTGTTAACTAATCATGAATTATATAGCGCTAAAATCGCATAGGATGCGTTTTAACTGGCCAGTAACACTAAAATGGTAATTAGGTAGCCAATCAATGGTAAAGGCTGTTAAAACGCTTAAATTTGATAAATTTACTTTTTAAGCCTACTTGTAAGTTTTGATGATGTATTTTTTGGAAATAAGAATTTATGATGTATTAAAAATATCTTTAAAATTCTAGGTTTTGTAATAAGGTGTAAAAATTCGGGGTTTGTAAATTTTATAAATAATAAGTGTAAAAATTGGGGGTAGGTTGAATCGCTACGATTGCATTTAATTATTTTTGCACATATACTTAAGTAAGTATATATGTATTTAATGATATAAGTATTTAAGGATATAAGTATGAAAGTGATTGCCGTGTTAAACCAAAAAGGTGGCAGTGGCAAAACCACCATCGCCACCCACTTAGCCAGAGCCTTACAGCTACAAGGTAGTAGTGTGTTATTAGTCGATAGTGATAAGCAAGGTTCTGCAAGGGATTGGAGTGCAGTTAATGA
This region of Moraxella osloensis genomic DNA includes:
- a CDS encoding replication initiation protein; the protein is MSTGDMTPEEFKEFQNNLREAIGNTYTVEVGKILTQEEAENLIRYIRVVHNDPDATIQIIQPLEYEKPNFDFEIIAKNNQIILQRENLDSLSLDLEIEEASLAPTESIKLNELYVSENATSDNDKISKIYGENWIVLQNRLLNAISDLNQDERRFVIFLSPLVRKAVDINPHQRNFTVVAKDFAKEYDIAEKHVYEKLKKISKSIHGKVFYYWNFKANKKANLKGVSWIGTAEYKDQEGMVEVSLLDEVIQMLTVFDKSNPFTKYERNHIANLGSHGIILFELISSCMHQLFKSKSYEIEFLREKFNCKDTYLPIAEFKRNVIDKAIKDVESNTPLRINYEQKKTGKRVTELLFSFYDSNVKKEQLEENMSVKNDAITTTEDKKVFGWQTKGLSDAQIKKIAVYQKEFIDANTSKMSPNDRRDYPEIFEDWKAKLKDPKQVSTFHKVQELLERKKN